The Oncorhynchus nerka isolate Pitt River linkage group LG12, Oner_Uvic_2.0, whole genome shotgun sequence genome includes a region encoding these proteins:
- the LOC135574317 gene encoding uncharacterized protein LOC135574317 isoform X2: MNGPKRTWQQVKIKYKNILQNAVKKNTHRQGTGGGSPKADLTPAEDMALELNKGRPVLEGIPGGKETSIGSSQDATRFIQVPGSTVFLLEPPAQAPDDADPGEGPSAAATAHDGDDDDDEEETISLDSRRHEDPDAIQWENQPGNISSQAIRKLYGNHLRRQIELADIDIQYKKKKMENLALESEIKKRTIRKLDLEIKKLERELQEDDTAQNKN, translated from the exons atgaacgggccaaaacggacatggcagcaggtcaaaatcaaatacaagaacattctgcagaatg cagtgaaaaagaatacccacagacaaggcacgggtggtgggtcaccaaaggctgaccttaccccagcagaggacatggccttggagctaaataaaggcaggcccgtcttagaggggatccctggggggaaagagacgagcataggttcctcccaagatgccacccgcttcattcaag tgcctggcagcactgtgttcctgttagagccaccagcacaagcaccagacgatgctgatcca ggtgaaggccccagtgcagcagcaacagcacatgatggagacgacgatgatgatgaggaggagaccatctctctggattccagaaggcatgag gacccagatgctatacagtgggaaaaccagcctggcaacata agctcacaagctatcagaaagttgtatggcaaccacctccggcgccaaatagaactggcagacatagacattcagtacaagaagaaaaagatggaaaatcttgcactggagtccgaaataaaaaagaggacaattaggaaactggaccttgaaataaaaaaacttgagagggag ctccaagaagatgacacagctcaaaataaaaattag
- the LOC135574317 gene encoding uncharacterized protein LOC135574317 isoform X1, translated as MNGPKRTWQQVKIKYKNILQNAVKKNTHRQGTGGGSPKADLTPAEDMALELNKGRPVLEGIPGGKETSIGSSQDATRFIQVPGSTVFLLEPPAQAPDDADPGEGPSAAATAHDGDDDDDEEETISLDSRRHEDPDAIQWENQPGNISSQAIRKLYGNHLRRQIELADIDIQYKKKKMENLALESEIKKRTIRKLDLEIKKLEREVRYAFNVHCMLTVTQMY; from the exons atgaacgggccaaaacggacatggcagcaggtcaaaatcaaatacaagaacattctgcagaatg cagtgaaaaagaatacccacagacaaggcacgggtggtgggtcaccaaaggctgaccttaccccagcagaggacatggccttggagctaaataaaggcaggcccgtcttagaggggatccctggggggaaagagacgagcataggttcctcccaagatgccacccgcttcattcaag tgcctggcagcactgtgttcctgttagagccaccagcacaagcaccagacgatgctgatcca ggtgaaggccccagtgcagcagcaacagcacatgatggagacgacgatgatgatgaggaggagaccatctctctggattccagaaggcatgag gacccagatgctatacagtgggaaaaccagcctggcaacata agctcacaagctatcagaaagttgtatggcaaccacctccggcgccaaatagaactggcagacatagacattcagtacaagaagaaaaagatggaaaatcttgcactggagtccgaaataaaaaagaggacaattaggaaactggaccttgaaataaaaaaacttgagagggaggtgagatatgccttcaatgtacactgtatgctaactgtaacacaaatgtattaa